In a single window of the Nymphalis io chromosome 20, ilAglIoxx1.1, whole genome shotgun sequence genome:
- the LOC126776435 gene encoding neuronal synaptobrevin-like isoform X2, translated as MAAEGGTPGGLAPAEPQTGPDGEIIGGPRTPQQIAAQRRLQQTQAQVDEVVDIMKTNVEKVLDRDAKLSELDDRADALQQGASQFEQQAKSLKNKFWLQNLKMMIIMGVIGIVIIGLLFGKYM; from the exons AT GGCGGCTGAAGGAGGTACTCCAGGAGGTTTAGCCCCAGCAGAGCCCCAAACAGGACCAGATGGGGAAATTATTGGGGGACCTCGCACACCACAGCAGATCGCTGCACAGCGAAGATTGCAACAGACTCAGGCCCAAGTCGAtgaa GTCGTggatattatgaaaacaaatgtCGAAAAAGTTCTGGACAGAGACGCAAAGTTGTCAGAATTAGATGACAGAGCAG ATGCCCTTCAACAGGGTGCGTCACAGTTCGAGCAACAGGCAAagagcttaaaaaataaattttggttacaaaatttaaag ATGATGATTATAATGGGCGTGATTGGAATTGTTATCATTGGCCTATTATTCG gaAAATACATGTAA
- the LOC126776435 gene encoding neuronal synaptobrevin-like isoform X1, which produces MAAEGGTPGGLAPAEPQTGPDGEIIGGPRTPQQIAAQRRLQQTQAQVDEVVDIMKTNVEKVLDRDAKLSELDDRADALQQGASQFEQQAKSLKNKFWLQNLKMMIIMGVIGIVIIGLLFVRYRGTPTMTGISPGVAGNATAAVTNN; this is translated from the exons AT GGCGGCTGAAGGAGGTACTCCAGGAGGTTTAGCCCCAGCAGAGCCCCAAACAGGACCAGATGGGGAAATTATTGGGGGACCTCGCACACCACAGCAGATCGCTGCACAGCGAAGATTGCAACAGACTCAGGCCCAAGTCGAtgaa GTCGTggatattatgaaaacaaatgtCGAAAAAGTTCTGGACAGAGACGCAAAGTTGTCAGAATTAGATGACAGAGCAG ATGCCCTTCAACAGGGTGCGTCACAGTTCGAGCAACAGGCAAagagcttaaaaaataaattttggttacaaaatttaaag ATGATGATTATAATGGGCGTGATTGGAATTGTTATCATTGGCCTATTATTCG TTCGATACCGTGGCACACCGACTATGACCGGCATCAGTCCAGGCGTAGCCGGCAATGCTACCGCAGCTGTTACTAATAATT ga